The following coding sequences are from one Candidatus Nanopelagicus hibericus window:
- a CDS encoding ComEA family DNA-binding protein yields the protein MFDFNINTEQKKGVLIIFALTIGLAGFYFLNSRPQAESIAIQEVVPMVAPVAPADLIINVAGKVRNPGVYQLPPGSRVIDAIKAAGDQLKGVDISDINLARTLVDGEQILVGGVKYSSGKAVVKKISPDNPLDINRATLAQLDTLPGIGPVTAGRIIDYRSKVGRINALDELKKISGLGGSKFEEIKILLRVS from the coding sequence ATGTTTGATTTCAATATTAATACTGAACAAAAAAAAGGAGTATTAATTATCTTTGCACTTACAATTGGGCTCGCTGGTTTCTATTTCCTGAACTCTCGTCCGCAAGCAGAAAGTATTGCAATTCAAGAGGTAGTTCCCATGGTTGCACCAGTAGCGCCCGCTGATCTAATAATAAATGTTGCGGGCAAAGTGAGAAATCCAGGTGTCTATCAATTACCGCCAGGATCTAGGGTGATTGATGCGATCAAAGCAGCTGGTGATCAACTTAAAGGTGTTGATATCAGCGATATAAATCTAGCTAGAACCTTAGTTGATGGCGAGCAGATCTTAGTTGGTGGGGTGAAGTATTCATCAGGTAAGGCGGTGGTAAAAAAAATCTCACCTGATAATCCACTTGATATCAATCGAGCGACATTGGCTCAATTAGACACTTTACCCGGAATTGGACCAGTAACTGCTGGGCGAATTATTGATTATCGCAGCAAGGTCGGACGGATTAATGCCTTAGATGAGTTAAAGAAAATATCTGGATTAGGCGGTTCCAAATTCGAAGAGATCAAAATTTTGCTACGAGTTTCATAG
- the miaB gene encoding tRNA (N6-isopentenyl adenosine(37)-C2)-methylthiotransferase MiaB, with protein MPTFVVETYGCQMNVHDSERIAGLLLDAGYTQALADTQPDLVVFNTCAVRENADNKLYGNLSFLAPRKKSDPNFQIAVGGCMAQKDQDAIIKRAPYVDVVFGTHNIGSLPVLLERARIEEASQVEIKESLEHFPSTLPVKRDSAFSAWVSVSVGCNNTCTFCIVPQLRGIEKDRPMAQIMKEVHSLVDQGVIEITLLGQNVNAYGVDFGDRSAFANLLKECGKVDGLERVRFMSPHPRDFTDDVIEAMAQTKNVMPHLHMPLQSGSDKVLQLMRRSYRRERYFGIIDRVRKAMPAAAITTDIIVGFPGESDEDFAQTIDLVKQVRFSAAYTFQYSKRPGTPAATMPDQIPDEVMADRYNQLHKIQQEISRQENERLIGKRIELLVSGHEGRHDLDQNRMNGRSADFRLTHFDNSAQTARAGDLVEVEVVQAFANHIVAGAPINVKKTKGGDAHATWMAEKGDKKILLGIPTLAALKSL; from the coding sequence ATGCCTACATTTGTAGTTGAAACCTACGGTTGCCAGATGAATGTCCATGATTCGGAGAGAATTGCGGGTTTGCTACTAGATGCTGGCTACACCCAAGCGTTGGCTGATACCCAACCAGACTTAGTTGTTTTTAATACCTGCGCAGTTAGAGAGAATGCAGATAACAAACTTTACGGAAATCTCTCATTTTTAGCACCTCGTAAGAAAAGTGATCCCAACTTTCAAATTGCTGTGGGTGGTTGCATGGCGCAAAAGGATCAAGATGCAATCATTAAACGAGCCCCTTATGTAGATGTGGTTTTTGGAACTCACAACATAGGCTCTCTGCCAGTATTGCTAGAGCGGGCAAGAATTGAAGAGGCATCTCAAGTTGAGATCAAAGAGTCCCTAGAACATTTCCCATCCACACTGCCGGTAAAGCGTGATTCAGCTTTTTCGGCCTGGGTTTCAGTATCAGTTGGCTGCAATAACACCTGCACATTTTGTATCGTGCCACAGCTACGGGGAATTGAAAAAGATCGCCCAATGGCGCAGATTATGAAAGAGGTGCACTCCTTAGTTGATCAAGGAGTAATTGAGATTACCTTACTTGGTCAAAATGTTAATGCTTATGGAGTTGATTTTGGTGATCGATCAGCCTTTGCTAACTTACTTAAAGAGTGTGGAAAAGTTGATGGTTTAGAGCGAGTTAGATTCATGTCCCCTCATCCAAGAGATTTCACCGATGATGTAATTGAGGCAATGGCGCAGACAAAAAATGTTATGCCACATCTTCATATGCCGTTGCAATCAGGCAGTGACAAAGTCTTACAACTTATGCGCAGGTCTTATCGACGGGAGAGGTATTTCGGAATTATTGATCGGGTGAGAAAAGCAATGCCCGCTGCAGCTATCACCACCGACATAATTGTTGGATTTCCAGGAGAAAGTGATGAGGATTTTGCACAAACCATTGATTTGGTTAAGCAAGTCAGATTTTCTGCTGCCTACACTTTTCAGTATTCAAAGCGACCAGGAACTCCGGCGGCCACTATGCCTGATCAGATTCCAGATGAAGTAATGGCTGATCGATATAACCAGTTGCATAAGATTCAACAAGAAATTTCTAGGCAGGAGAATGAGCGGTTAATTGGCAAGCGGATTGAACTGCTTGTTTCCGGGCATGAGGGGCGACATGATCTTGACCAAAACCGTATGAACGGGCGCAGCGCAGATTTTAGATTGACGCATTTTGATAACTCAGCACAAACTGCCAGAGCAGGTGATTTGGTTGAAGTTGAGGTGGTGCAAGCTTTTGCAAATCACATTGTTGCAGGGGCGCCAATTAATGTGAAAAAAACTAAGGGTGGGGATGCACATGCCACTTGGATGGCTGAAAAAGGTGATAAAAAGATTTTATTGGGAATTCCAACCTTAGCTGCGCTGAAATCTTTATAG
- a CDS encoding (2Fe-2S)-binding protein, with the protein MSQSDLQFTFDDQIISAKSGQSVGAALLAADVRKLRTTRFDQNSRGVFCGIGVCFDCLVVIDGITNQRACIVEVKPGMKVQTQVGSNA; encoded by the coding sequence ATGTCGCAATCTGATCTTCAGTTTACATTTGATGACCAAATTATCTCTGCAAAAAGTGGTCAATCAGTTGGCGCTGCCTTACTTGCCGCAGATGTGCGTAAACTTCGAACCACAAGATTTGACCAAAATTCCCGTGGAGTTTTTTGCGGTATCGGAGTTTGTTTTGACTGTTTGGTCGTAATCGATGGCATTACAAACCAGCGGGCTTGCATCGTTGAGGTAAAACCAGGAATGAAAGTTCAAACGCAGGTGGGCTCAAATGCATAA
- a CDS encoding dihydrodipicolinate synthase family protein, with product MTTSKPWHGVLTATALPFKADLSIDYDKYAEHIKWQAANGVHGAIPNGSLGEYQVLTPEERTKVLKTALDAAPAGFNVVPGVAAYGASESRRWTEQAAQMGAKCVMLLPPTAYRANDEEIIAHYKEVSKVGLPIIAYNNPFDTKVDLTPQLVGRIAEAAENVVAIKEFSGDVRRVWQLHHYAPRIEVLVGADDVLLELSTGGVVGWIAGFPNALPKESVELYNLCLAGKYAEAKPIYAAVHNLFHWDSRKEFIVAIKVAMDAVGRYGGPTRLPRLPLPAADLAQLNKDIKQVLDFYKNRK from the coding sequence ATGACAACTTCAAAGCCATGGCATGGAGTTTTAACCGCAACAGCGCTCCCCTTCAAAGCTGACCTTTCAATTGATTACGATAAATATGCTGAGCACATTAAATGGCAAGCGGCCAACGGAGTACATGGTGCGATTCCAAATGGCTCACTTGGCGAGTACCAGGTATTAACGCCAGAGGAGCGAACCAAAGTATTAAAAACCGCACTTGATGCCGCGCCGGCTGGCTTCAATGTTGTTCCAGGTGTCGCCGCTTATGGAGCGAGTGAATCGCGAAGATGGACTGAGCAGGCAGCGCAAATGGGCGCAAAATGCGTAATGCTCTTGCCGCCAACCGCCTATCGAGCAAATGATGAAGAGATCATCGCTCACTACAAAGAGGTGAGCAAGGTTGGATTACCAATAATTGCATATAACAATCCTTTTGATACCAAGGTTGATTTAACTCCACAACTAGTTGGCAGAATCGCCGAAGCTGCTGAAAATGTGGTTGCAATTAAAGAGTTTTCAGGAGATGTGCGCAGAGTTTGGCAACTGCATCACTACGCTCCCCGAATTGAAGTATTAGTAGGTGCTGATGATGTTCTACTTGAGTTATCAACTGGTGGTGTAGTTGGTTGGATTGCTGGATTTCCCAACGCACTACCAAAAGAGTCAGTTGAACTTTATAATCTTTGTTTAGCTGGAAAGTACGCTGAGGCAAAGCCAATTTATGCAGCAGTGCATAATTTATTTCATTGGGATAGTAGAAAAGAGTTTATAGTAGCAATCAAAGTAGCCATGGATGCCGTAGGTCGCTATGGAGGACCAACCAGATTGCCTCGTCTGCCATTGCCAGCAGCAGATTTAGCACAACTAAACAAGGACATAAAACAAGTATTAGATTTCTATAAAAATAGAAAGTAA
- a CDS encoding NAD(P)/FAD-dependent oxidoreductase yields the protein MKNPDAIVIGAGVVGACSALSLTNAGLRVLVIDRGPVASGTTGAGEGNILVSDKEPSAELTLAVRSRDAWFELNTDIGGGFELEPKGGVVVSRSEKGIASLKKLSQIQKTSGIEVVELDAAEVRKIEPFISSSVEYAVLYPGDAQCQPMLAAAQIMRAVRKRGGQFIQGENVKSINISSGKVVGLKTDKNNYSCPIIINATGTWAGEIATMAGSYLPIMPRRGFILVTSPVPKIVHHKVYDADYVANVASSDADLQSSAVVEGTESGTILIGASRERVGFKSDLDVAVLRQLARQAISLFPILSNMLFLRAYRGFRPYAPDHLPVIGEDANVAGLWHAAGHEGAGIGLAPATGELITAQITGNKTFMDPTPFSPKRFKESVHVAI from the coding sequence ATGAAAAACCCTGATGCCATCGTGATTGGCGCCGGAGTAGTTGGCGCCTGCTCCGCTTTATCCCTTACAAATGCCGGACTCAGAGTTCTAGTCATTGATCGTGGTCCAGTTGCCAGTGGTACTACCGGGGCTGGTGAAGGAAATATCTTGGTCTCAGATAAGGAACCAAGCGCTGAATTAACCTTGGCAGTTCGATCTCGCGACGCTTGGTTTGAGTTAAATACAGATATTGGTGGAGGGTTTGAACTTGAACCAAAAGGTGGAGTGGTGGTTTCACGTAGTGAAAAAGGTATCGCAAGCCTAAAAAAACTATCGCAGATACAAAAAACAAGTGGAATTGAAGTTGTTGAATTAGATGCAGCTGAAGTCAGAAAGATTGAGCCATTTATTTCATCATCAGTTGAGTATGCCGTTCTCTATCCAGGTGATGCTCAATGCCAACCAATGCTGGCTGCTGCACAAATTATGCGTGCGGTGAGAAAACGTGGTGGTCAGTTTATCCAAGGTGAAAATGTTAAATCAATCAATATTTCATCAGGCAAAGTGGTTGGATTAAAAACTGACAAAAATAATTACTCTTGCCCAATTATCATTAATGCGACTGGAACATGGGCTGGTGAGATCGCAACGATGGCCGGTTCCTATCTGCCAATAATGCCTAGGCGAGGATTTATCCTGGTGACCTCTCCAGTCCCAAAAATTGTCCACCATAAGGTTTATGACGCCGATTATGTCGCAAATGTTGCAAGCAGTGATGCTGATCTGCAATCTTCGGCAGTAGTTGAAGGAACTGAAAGTGGAACGATTTTGATTGGTGCCTCTCGCGAGCGAGTAGGTTTCAAATCAGATCTTGATGTTGCAGTTCTGCGCCAATTAGCAAGACAGGCGATATCTCTCTTTCCAATTCTTTCAAACATGCTATTTCTACGTGCCTATCGGGGATTTAGACCCTATGCACCAGATCATCTGCCAGTAATTGGCGAAGATGCAAATGTGGCGGGGTTGTGGCATGCAGCAGGTCATGAAGGAGCAGGAATTGGTTTAGCACCAGCAACTGGTGAGTTAATTACTGCCCAAATTACTGGTAATAAAACCTTTATGGATCCCACACCATTTTCGCCTAAACGGTTTAAGGAAAGTGTTCATGTCGCAATCTGA
- a CDS encoding NAD(P)/FAD-dependent oxidoreductase, with product MHNVVIIGAGPAGLSAALSAAAAGAPVLLLDNNPRLGGQYWRTFTEDTDRERSQHFDLDTGLILMNAVKARKDIEVWSGAQIWSASHQQGVNTLRVIYQGIEKIINTKNLVICTGAYDRTLPFPGWDIPGVMTPGGVQSLLKGHGVLAGKKVVVAGSGPFLLPVAAGVIKSGGTVLELLEANKSRRWLLSPLTLLENISKIKEAFYYIKIISEGKLRARFGQAVVAAHRGDNGELNSVDIAVINRNFKIKKIRNVKCDVAAIGWGFTADTSIAGALGCEQVIAKDDGVVVLVNDDQQTSITGVFAAGEITGIGGSELSMAEGVIAGLAAAKYVGCNVNILKAHRKRRAKKQRFADALIKSYPVKSGWKSWLNDQTVICRCEEVDLSDLKHAIKELGATDSRTAKLLTRCGMGLCQGRVCGRSVVDLVADEIKISPTDTDRISAVNRPIISPIPLGVLAAGE from the coding sequence ATGCATAATGTCGTAATTATTGGCGCCGGGCCTGCAGGTTTAAGTGCTGCACTATCTGCAGCTGCAGCCGGTGCGCCAGTTTTATTGCTAGACAATAATCCTAGATTAGGTGGGCAGTACTGGCGGACATTTACTGAAGATACTGATCGTGAGCGATCTCAGCACTTTGATTTAGATACAGGATTAATTTTAATGAATGCTGTTAAAGCTCGCAAAGATATAGAGGTCTGGTCGGGAGCACAGATTTGGAGTGCTTCTCATCAGCAGGGTGTAAATACCTTAAGAGTTATTTATCAAGGTATTGAAAAGATTATTAATACCAAGAATCTAGTGATTTGTACCGGTGCATATGATCGCACCTTGCCATTTCCAGGGTGGGATATTCCAGGAGTTATGACACCTGGTGGGGTTCAGTCACTCTTAAAAGGGCATGGGGTGCTTGCTGGTAAAAAAGTTGTAGTTGCGGGCAGTGGCCCATTTTTATTGCCGGTAGCAGCAGGTGTAATCAAATCTGGTGGAACAGTTCTTGAATTACTTGAAGCCAATAAATCCCGTCGTTGGTTACTTTCACCGTTAACATTGCTTGAAAATATCTCAAAAATTAAAGAAGCTTTCTACTATATAAAAATCATCAGTGAAGGCAAGCTCCGAGCCAGATTTGGCCAAGCTGTTGTTGCAGCCCACCGAGGAGATAATGGTGAGTTAAATTCAGTTGATATTGCAGTTATTAATCGGAATTTTAAAATAAAAAAGATTAGAAATGTTAAATGTGATGTGGCTGCAATTGGCTGGGGCTTTACCGCAGATACATCAATTGCCGGCGCCCTCGGATGTGAGCAGGTAATTGCTAAAGATGATGGCGTAGTAGTTTTAGTAAATGATGACCAGCAAACTTCGATCACAGGAGTATTCGCTGCTGGTGAAATAACTGGTATTGGCGGATCTGAACTTTCGATGGCAGAGGGAGTAATTGCTGGGCTGGCAGCGGCAAAGTATGTAGGTTGTAATGTAAATATATTAAAAGCCCACCGCAAACGCCGAGCCAAGAAACAAAGATTTGCCGACGCATTGATCAAGTCATACCCAGTCAAATCGGGCTGGAAATCTTGGCTTAATGATCAAACAGTCATATGTCGATGCGAAGAGGTTGACTTATCGGATTTGAAACATGCAATCAAAGAGTTAGGGGCTACTGATTCACGAACTGCAAAATTACTAACAAGATGCGGAATGGGACTGTGCCAGGGCAGAGTATGTGGTAGATCAGTTGTTGATTTAGTTGCTGATGAAATCAAAATCTCACCTACTGATACCGACAGAATATCTGCGGTGAATAGGCCAATTATTTCTCCAATTCCACTTGGCGTATTAGCAGCGGGTGAATAA
- a CDS encoding regulatory protein RecX, with translation MKKSQEVVADPYSEAMSIALYALAPRAKSRDELFKQLLKRGIDREIANSVLDSLELQGLLNDLEFAKLWSESRQRSKKLSKRVIAGELRGKGVSQDVINEVIESIDDETEYHQAFLLAQRKYNSIRHLDPEVIYRRISGLLARKGYGHGICAKIMRELTDGN, from the coding sequence TTGAAAAAATCTCAAGAGGTAGTAGCTGATCCCTACTCCGAGGCGATGTCAATTGCGTTATACGCACTTGCCCCTCGCGCAAAGAGTAGGGATGAGTTATTTAAGCAATTATTAAAACGTGGGATTGACCGCGAGATTGCCAACTCAGTTTTAGATTCCCTGGAGTTGCAGGGTTTATTAAATGATCTTGAGTTTGCCAAATTATGGTCAGAGTCTCGCCAACGCAGTAAGAAGCTAAGTAAGCGGGTGATTGCTGGTGAGCTGCGTGGAAAAGGTGTATCACAGGATGTGATTAATGAGGTGATTGAAAGTATTGATGATGAAACTGAGTACCACCAAGCATTTTTGTTGGCGCAGCGAAAATACAACAGTATCCGCCATTTAGATCCAGAGGTGATCTATCGAAGGATCTCTGGGCTTTTGGCCCGTAAAGGATATGGCCATGGCATCTGCGCAAAAATTATGCGGGAGTTAACTGACGGTAATTAG
- a CDS encoding proline racemase family protein — MKNSLRTVTTVESHTEGMPTRVVTSGIDEIPGKTMFEKRLYFMQHMDHLRQWLMYEPRGHPAMSGAILQKPTRSDADWGVVFIEVSGCLPMCGHGTIGVATVLVEKRLVQVNEPITTVRLDTPAGLVVVDVQVKNGKAEKVTLTNVPSFSYQIDQIVDVPGFGKIKYDMAFGGNFYAIIPVDRIGIEFKHENGDKFLAAGLAVSDAINQQNRPVHPENADIAVCHHIDFISPGKNPLHWKNAMAIHPGWFDRSPCGTGTSARLAQMVARNEFKDSDVLINESWIGSQFEGRVKEHTTVGGLPAIVPTVTGRAWVMGEATWMLDPTDPFPNGFIV; from the coding sequence TTGAAAAATTCTTTGCGCACCGTTACGACGGTTGAATCGCATACTGAGGGTATGCCAACTAGGGTAGTAACTAGTGGTATTGATGAAATTCCTGGAAAAACAATGTTTGAAAAACGTTTGTATTTTATGCAGCATATGGATCACCTGCGCCAGTGGTTAATGTATGAACCAAGGGGTCACCCGGCAATGAGCGGTGCAATTCTGCAAAAACCAACTAGATCAGATGCTGACTGGGGGGTGGTATTTATCGAGGTGTCAGGGTGTTTACCAATGTGTGGGCATGGAACTATTGGAGTTGCCACAGTTTTAGTTGAGAAGAGATTAGTGCAGGTAAATGAGCCAATTACAACTGTTCGGCTAGACACCCCTGCTGGCTTAGTAGTTGTTGATGTGCAAGTAAAAAATGGCAAAGCTGAAAAGGTCACTTTGACCAATGTGCCTTCGTTTTCATATCAAATTGACCAAATTGTTGATGTCCCTGGTTTTGGAAAAATTAAATACGATATGGCTTTCGGTGGAAATTTTTATGCCATCATTCCGGTCGACCGAATTGGAATTGAATTTAAACATGAAAATGGCGATAAGTTTCTCGCCGCTGGCTTGGCGGTAAGTGATGCAATAAATCAGCAAAATAGGCCTGTACATCCTGAAAATGCCGATATTGCAGTGTGCCACCATATTGATTTTATTTCACCAGGTAAAAATCCACTGCACTGGAAAAATGCCATGGCAATTCATCCTGGCTGGTTTGATAGATCTCCATGTGGAACTGGAACTAGTGCCAGACTGGCACAAATGGTTGCTCGAAATGAATTTAAAGATTCGGATGTTCTAATTAATGAGTCTTGGATTGGCTCACAATTTGAAGGCAGAGTTAAAGAACATACAACTGTTGGTGGACTACCAGCAATTGTTCCTACCGTAACTGGTAGGGCTTGGGTAATGGGCGAAGCGACTTGGATGCTAGATCCGACAGATCCGTTTCCAAATGGTTTTATAGTTTAA
- the hflX gene encoding GTPase HflX, whose protein sequence is MSDKGIGNGDGLEIDIDTLIRENAQAVADYELADSPQSSNQDLQDRQALRRVSGLSTELQDVSDAEYRQLRLEKVVLVGVWTEGTSKDADNSIKELAALAETAGSQVMEALIQRRDKPDAATFIGSGKVAEVRQAVVATGADTVVCDGELSPAQLRTLEQKVKVKVIDRTALILDIFAQHAKSREGKAQVELAQMSYMLPRLRGWGESLSRQAGGIGGRGPGETKIETDRRRINDKMAKLRRDIKDMKTSRDTKRNERRRKNIPSVAIAGYTNAGKSSLLNRLTGSDVLVENALFATLDPTVRKTQSEDGRIYTYTDTVGFVRHLPHQLVEAFKSTLEEVSQSDLIVHVVDGSHPDPFEQIRAVREVINEIGGGEIMEIIAVNKADIAAPEVLMELLRKESNAYAISARTGYGVPALTKAIESHLPKPKVEINAVIPFDRGDLVSLIHEQGEIISEEYLPEGTKIHAMVGGALARKIEMLVVNS, encoded by the coding sequence GTGAGTGATAAAGGAATTGGTAATGGTGATGGTTTAGAGATTGATATTGACACTTTAATTCGAGAAAACGCTCAAGCTGTTGCTGATTACGAGTTAGCAGATTCTCCACAAAGTAGTAATCAAGATTTACAGGATCGGCAAGCACTCCGGCGAGTCAGTGGATTGTCTACAGAATTACAGGATGTCTCGGATGCTGAGTACCGGCAATTACGCCTTGAAAAAGTTGTACTAGTTGGTGTCTGGACTGAGGGAACATCAAAAGATGCCGATAATTCAATTAAAGAGTTGGCTGCGTTGGCAGAGACTGCTGGCTCGCAGGTAATGGAGGCGCTAATTCAACGAAGAGATAAGCCTGATGCTGCCACCTTCATTGGATCTGGAAAAGTAGCAGAGGTTAGGCAAGCAGTTGTTGCGACTGGGGCAGATACAGTGGTTTGCGATGGGGAGTTATCACCGGCACAACTTAGAACTTTAGAACAAAAAGTAAAGGTCAAAGTTATTGATCGCACTGCGTTAATTTTGGATATTTTTGCGCAGCATGCAAAAAGCAGAGAAGGTAAAGCCCAAGTTGAGCTGGCACAGATGTCTTATATGTTGCCAAGACTTCGTGGTTGGGGTGAATCTTTGTCACGCCAAGCAGGAGGTATCGGTGGACGAGGCCCTGGTGAAACAAAGATTGAAACTGATCGTCGAAGAATTAATGACAAAATGGCGAAACTGCGGCGTGATATTAAGGATATGAAAACCTCGCGTGATACCAAGCGAAATGAGCGAAGAAGAAAAAATATCCCATCGGTGGCTATTGCTGGCTACACAAATGCTGGCAAATCCTCCTTATTAAATAGATTAACTGGTTCAGATGTACTTGTTGAAAATGCGCTATTTGCAACCTTAGATCCCACTGTCAGAAAGACACAAAGTGAAGATGGACGTATTTATACCTACACCGATACCGTTGGATTTGTTCGCCATCTGCCGCATCAGTTAGTAGAGGCATTTAAATCAACACTTGAAGAGGTCTCACAATCAGATTTAATCGTGCATGTGGTAGATGGTTCACACCCAGATCCATTTGAACAAATAAGAGCGGTGCGTGAAGTCATCAACGAGATTGGTGGCGGTGAAATTATGGAGATTATTGCTGTCAATAAAGCAGATATTGCAGCTCCTGAGGTGTTGATGGAGCTGTTGCGAAAAGAGAGTAATGCTTACGCGATTTCAGCTAGAACTGGCTATGGAGTTCCGGCTTTAACTAAAGCCATTGAATCTCACTTGCCTAAGCCAAAAGTTGAAATCAATGCAGTTATTCCATTTGATCGGGGAGATTTGGTGAGTTTAATTCATGAACAAGGTGAGATTATTTCCGAAGAGTATCTACCAGAAGGAACAAAAATACATGCAATGGTTGGGGGAGCATTAGCTAGAAAAATTGAGATGCTAGTGGTTAATTCTTAA
- the miaA gene encoding tRNA (adenosine(37)-N6)-dimethylallyltransferase MiaA, with translation MSLVIICGATATGKSDLAVAVAQQLNAEIINADSMQVYKGMDIGTAKLSIAERLGVPHHLIDVLDIKDEANVSWYQNLAREKIDDLVSSGKNVVVVGGTGLYIKSILDDLNFPDTDPIIRQQITDEAEKVGNDVMHQKLSKLDPAAALAIPKENIRRIIRALEVIELTGKPFTANLPRQESSKYPNAKQFGLVLDRVNLDEKIDMRVEAMWAKGFAREVLQLMNQGLAQATTAKMALGYSQIMSFLNGECDEDFAKTETKRVTRAYARRQETWFSRDQRIKWLAPATKQVQLEKVLASIN, from the coding sequence ATGAGTTTAGTAATAATCTGCGGGGCAACTGCAACTGGAAAAAGTGATTTAGCAGTAGCAGTAGCTCAGCAACTAAATGCTGAGATTATCAACGCTGATTCGATGCAGGTATACAAAGGTATGGATATTGGAACTGCAAAGTTATCGATTGCAGAACGTTTAGGAGTTCCCCATCACCTAATTGATGTTTTGGATATCAAAGATGAGGCTAATGTTTCTTGGTATCAAAACTTAGCTAGAGAAAAAATCGATGATCTAGTGAGCTCAGGTAAAAATGTGGTGGTTGTTGGTGGTACTGGTTTGTATATAAAATCGATATTAGATGATTTGAATTTTCCAGATACTGACCCAATAATTCGTCAACAAATTACTGATGAAGCTGAAAAAGTTGGCAATGATGTGATGCATCAGAAATTATCAAAATTGGATCCAGCAGCAGCCCTTGCAATTCCAAAAGAGAATATTCGCCGGATTATCAGAGCACTTGAGGTGATTGAGTTAACTGGAAAACCATTTACCGCCAATCTGCCAAGGCAAGAAAGTAGTAAGTATCCAAATGCCAAGCAGTTTGGTCTAGTGCTTGATCGGGTGAATCTGGATGAAAAAATTGATATGCGGGTTGAGGCAATGTGGGCGAAGGGATTTGCCCGCGAGGTTTTACAATTGATGAATCAGGGTTTAGCCCAAGCAACCACCGCCAAAATGGCGCTTGGCTACAGCCAGATTATGAGTTTTTTAAATGGTGAGTGTGATGAAGATTTTGCAAAGACTGAAACAAAACGTGTTACTCGTGCTTATGCCAGAAGGCAGGAAACCTGGTTTTCTCGAGATCAGCGAATTAAGTGGTTAGCACCAGCAACCAAGCAAGTACAGCTAGAAAAAGTATTGGCTAGTATTAATTAA
- the dapF gene encoding diaminopimelate epimerase encodes MIKATYGHGTHNDFVLVFDENDEIIFTPEQIKRICDRKNGVGSDGLIKIVKKDGAWFMDYANADGSVAEMCGNGIRVMARYLTDRGHQPSGIYAINTRDGRKFLSVPEAGDISVNMGQVSQVSGEVFVSVNGSTFTGLNIDMGNPHAVFFVDDLASVGDLRQAPIVTPADEYPEGVNIEFVKFLEGNKIQMRVHERGVGETQSCGTGTCAVALAATIKNGKSLPIKWEINPPGGRLFVEIDGHSNATLTGPAQLIKEIELDKYL; translated from the coding sequence ATGATAAAAGCCACCTACGGTCATGGCACGCATAATGATTTTGTATTAGTTTTTGATGAAAATGATGAAATTATTTTTACGCCAGAGCAGATTAAACGTATTTGTGATCGTAAGAATGGTGTTGGTAGTGATGGCTTAATTAAGATAGTAAAAAAAGATGGTGCTTGGTTTATGGATTATGCCAACGCCGATGGTTCAGTGGCTGAGATGTGCGGCAATGGTATTCGGGTGATGGCTCGATATTTAACCGATCGCGGACACCAACCCAGTGGGATATATGCAATTAATACTCGCGACGGACGAAAGTTTTTGTCAGTGCCAGAGGCGGGTGATATTTCAGTAAATATGGGACAAGTTTCTCAGGTTTCAGGAGAGGTCTTTGTATCTGTTAATGGGAGTACTTTTACTGGATTAAATATAGATATGGGAAATCCGCATGCTGTGTTTTTTGTTGATGATTTAGCTTCAGTTGGAGATTTGAGGCAAGCACCAATCGTTACACCCGCTGACGAGTATCCCGAGGGTGTAAATATTGAGTTTGTTAAATTCCTAGAAGGTAACAAAATTCAAATGCGGGTGCATGAGCGCGGAGTGGGTGAGACGCAATCTTGTGGTACCGGAACTTGCGCAGTGGCACTTGCAGCTACTATCAAAAACGGAAAATCACTACCAATTAAGTGGGAGATTAACCCACCAGGTGGGCGCTTATTTGTTGAAATTGATGGTCATAGCAATGCAACTTTAACCGGCCCGGCGCAGTTGATTAAAGAGATTGAATTGGATAAGTATTTGTGA